In Vibrio coralliilyticus, the following are encoded in one genomic region:
- a CDS encoding GGGtGRT protein yields MNESMTQLLQEMNLSTIEQAHEYCMSFGIDPKKVVLETQPIAFDNACDAYTLGSALAINRKAQTAVDAANIIGEGLQAYCKLGSVAAQREVGLGHGALAARLLSEETQCFAFLAGHESFAAAEGAIKIALNANKSRQIPLKVILNGLGKDAAYLISRINGFTYIRTEFDYQTNQLIEVERKRFSGGARGDILCYGADEVREGVAIMHKESVDVSITGNSTNPTRFQHPVAGIYKSECNALGKHYFSVASGGGTGRTLHPDNVAAGPASYGMTDTMGRMHADAQFAGSSSVPAHVAMMGFIGMGNNPMVGATVALAIAIEQQLHR; encoded by the coding sequence ATGAATGAATCAATGACTCAATTACTCCAAGAGATGAACTTATCCACTATCGAGCAAGCTCATGAATACTGTATGAGTTTCGGTATTGATCCTAAAAAAGTAGTACTGGAGACTCAGCCCATAGCCTTTGACAATGCCTGTGATGCTTATACGTTGGGCTCTGCACTCGCCATTAATCGAAAAGCTCAGACTGCAGTAGATGCGGCGAATATCATCGGTGAAGGCTTGCAGGCATATTGTAAACTGGGCAGTGTGGCCGCGCAGCGAGAAGTCGGTTTAGGCCACGGGGCTCTTGCTGCTCGTTTGCTTAGTGAAGAAACCCAATGCTTTGCATTTCTGGCTGGTCATGAGTCGTTCGCTGCTGCTGAAGGGGCGATTAAAATAGCGCTTAATGCCAACAAGTCTCGTCAAATACCTCTTAAGGTCATTTTAAATGGCTTGGGTAAAGATGCGGCATATCTTATTTCGCGCATTAATGGTTTTACCTATATTCGAACAGAATTTGATTACCAGACCAATCAACTGATCGAAGTCGAACGCAAGCGGTTCTCTGGAGGCGCACGAGGCGATATCTTGTGTTACGGTGCTGATGAGGTACGTGAAGGCGTTGCTATCATGCATAAAGAATCAGTCGATGTCAGTATTACAGGGAATTCAACCAATCCAACGCGATTTCAGCATCCGGTCGCAGGTATCTACAAGTCAGAATGTAACGCATTAGGTAAACACTATTTTTCAGTGGCGTCAGGAGGTGGCACTGGGCGAACCTTGCATCCTGACAATGTTGCCGCCGGCCCTGCGTCCTATGGGATGACAGATACCATGGGAAGAATGCATGCCGATGCTCAGTTTGCAGGCAGCTCTTCTGTGCCAGCTCACGTTGCGATGATGGGTTTTATTGGAATGGGTAATAATCCGATGGTGGGAGCGACTGTCGCTTTAGCTATTGCCATCGAACAGCAACTGCATCGCTAG